TTCCTTTTTCTGGCAACAGCGATTGCTTGGCGCAAAAAGGGCCAACGTAATGCTTCCAATCGCctactcttctccttcttcttcttcgtagATCCCTCCCGTCTCTGCCAACACTCCCCATGGATCCCGACGCCTCGGAGACCCCCGCCTCCGCCGCGGCGGGGGTGGCCGCCGCCGATGGCTCCTCCCCGGAAGAGCCTCCCGTCCTCCTCCACGGCGACCTCGACCTCTGGATACTGGAGGCCCGCCGCCTTCCCAACATGGACATGTTATCGGAGCACCTCCGCCGCTGCTTCGCAGCCTGCCGCCCCccctcccccacctcctgcACCCGCTCCCACCGCCCACCCCACCACCACCGCCGCCACCCCAAGATCATCACCAGCGACCCCTACGTCACCGTCTCCATCGCCGGCGCCACCGTCGCCCGCACCCGCGTCATCCTCAACTCCCAGGACCCCAAGTGGAACGAGCACTTCAAGATCCCCCTCGCCCACCGCTCCCCCTTCATTGTTTTCCACGTCAAGGACAACGATGTCTTCGGCGCCGAGCTCATCGGCACCGTCTTCATCCCCACTGCCCTCGTCGCCTCCGGCGACCTCGTCCGGGACTGGTACCCCGTCCTCGGCCCCTCCGGCAAGCCCCCAAAGTTGGAGACCGCCCTCCTCGTCTCCTTTCAGTACAGGCCTGTCGACGGAAACCCCATCTACGACCATGGCGTCGCCGGCGACCCCGAGAAGCTCGGCGTGAGGGACACCTACTTCCCGGTCCGAAAGGGGGGGCTGGTGAGGCTCTACCAGGACGCCCATGTGAGGGAGGGGGAGCTCCCTGAGATCGAGCTGGAAAAAGAAACGAATTTTGAGCACAATAGGTGCTGGGAGGACATCTGCCATGCCATTCTTGAGGCCCATCATTTGATCTATATCGTCGGTTGGTCTGTCTATGACAAGGTGAAGCTGGTGAGGGAGCCGACCCGGCCGCTGCCGCCTGGGGTGGAGAATTTCACATTGGGGGAGCTGCTCAAGTACAAGTCACAAGAAGGGGTTCGGGTATGCTTGCTAGTTTGGGACGATAAGACCTCGCATGATAAATTCTTCATTAGAACGGTATGGCACTCAATCTATTATATGTGAATCATTAGTTAATGACTATTACTTTTTGATAGACTTGATTTAATAACCTTTTAATACCTTCCATTTCATGCTTAGGATGCTGCCAGTTTGGTTTTCCTAAACCCGCAATCTGTTTCTTGAGCCGGCCCTGTTgctcattttgttcattctgaaTGATAATTAATGAGTCCACatgataatttttttctcaaaacagtATGACCACACAGTTCGATTCTTTGCAAGAGTAGAAACATTCTTGACCGTAGTAGTTGCAGCACATGTTAGTGTCAAGCAAACCTAACATGTAGTTTCAGGTTAGGATTAATGATGGTGGTAGCATTCATGTCAATTTTGTCCTACGCCATGCAATTTTGCACATCAAAATTGTCTAATTTCGCAGGGGAAATCTGTGGAGAAGTAATCTCCCCTAGTGTGGGTTGAGCCATTGGCCAAACTTTCAAAACATACCGTCTGTAGATAGATATTCTACCACTAGTTTCTCATTGCTCATCCTATTATCTGTTTTATCTGTCTGATGATGCATCAAAGTTCTAGACATTAATGTCGCGAGTGCCCTAGTATAACTGATCCCATTTGCAAAGAAGTTCTAAATTTATATCAAGTTGCAGACCCCTCTTATGTGCCATCTCCAGTTCCTACCTTCAATTCTTGTCTAGATGATCCTAAAATTGTCAAATTTTGCTAAGAGTCAATCAACTCCAAATATTTGAGCCCTTGAGATTCCTAATTCCAAGGATGGAAAAAACACATATCTAGTAATCTGGGCTCTAGTCTTTCATACTTCAGGGTATAGTCTGACATGGAGATTCTGAGATTTAGTTGTCTACACTAAATACAGTTTCCTTCTAACACATGAGCCCCACTCTGATTCTGTGTTGGCACTTAATAGTTGGCCTTTTCAGCCTGTAATCTGTGTTCACATCAATTGATGGATGTAGTTCCCTAAATAACCTTGTTAGATTTCTTTGCTATTTAGACTTTTCCAAGTCCAAGAGAATTTTGCAGGGTTGCTTCTCGACTGCAGGTCTTTTCATTGATGGactagccttctagtttcatgGCACCTTCAAAAGTTGTCCTGCTTAAAAGTTTGGTGCTAAGTTTTAAGCAGTTGGCATTTGTTTGATGGCTGATTGTAAAATCAACTCATTCTTTCCATTGAGTTTCTCAATGCATAGTTTTGAACCATTTTCAAGTCCACTTCAATGGCATATGTTGATAACGACACTGGATATATAGTCACAAGTCCTGTGTGCAATCTCCATCTTCCACATCCCTATGGATTTTCCTTCTTTTAACAACACTCCATTATCATGTATGTATGCTTGCTTCATGTTGACCTTCCAAACAATTTGAAGCTTGTATCTCATGTATTTAGTCTAGGCACATCTGAGGGCCTGAGGCATTCTTGACCATTGCATTTGCCATTAATTATAGCATTGTATCTAAAATACCGACTCTGCCTTCTCTCTAGGAATCTTCAATTGGCTTGCAGTGATTCTTGCTGTTCCTCAACAATGACCATTCCAAGAGAAGTTCATATTTATAGCAATAATCAAAGAAGTCAGAATCTGTCATGCCTCATAACTTGATAAACTTGTCGtgaccattttatttttttttcttttcctttttgtgtATTGATGAAATTGATTGAtgtgcctaaatttggtattttGGTGTCTTTTGCAGGGAGGAGTGATGCAAACTCATGACGAAGATACTCGAAAATTTTTCAAGCATTCTTCTGTCATTTGTGTGCTGTCACCTCGTTATGCCAGCAGCAAACTTAGCATGTTCAAGCAGCAGGCAGGCTTCAAATCATGCTTTTACTTCTGTCAAATATTTTATGGTGTACTTATGTTAACTGAATAGGCATGAAGACTAAAAGTGTTTAAAAGACCACTTTGCTGATAATATGGCTATCTATATTAGATTTAATTCTTCAAGTAATATTATCTTACATTTTAGTGAAAACTAAGTGATTCTTTTCTGGAACTCCAGTGGAACTGAAAGTATGGACACGCCCAAGGTTTAGAGCCTCAATTCTGGTTATGATCCAGCCAAACTTGAGCtcaacatgtttttgctgtttcCCTTTGTTTTGACTGCTTTCATCCAATTCTTGCCCATTTACAATTTCTAATAGCATGGACCATGAATGATCTAAGATTATTATTAAGTATGATTATAATTTCATATAATCATACTCTGGGAGAAGGCTACGGTCTGctcttataaatatttattgtgcTATGATTTAATAAATCAATGTATTCATGAAGCAGCAAAGGTATGTCAAAATGCAAACACCAATAGCCACCTGGAGATTTTTGGGCAATACTTGGGGATTTCTAAATGTGGTTTGGTTTCACTGGGTTCCAGCAAAAGCCTGGTAATTTTATTTTGAAGGTTGTTTCATATTAAACTAGTATTGATTTATCTGAAGGGGTTATAAAATTTTACCCTACGTAAAGAATGGTAAAGTACCATTTTGGCAGATTTACAATAAAATTGATGGAAAATTAGGATAGAATTATATTTGTTCCTGTTTTAGTTAGGATCTCAGTTGGTATTTATTCCAAGGGTTTGTTTTATAGTTTGGACCAAGTATAAACAATTGAACCAAGGTACACCGTCTCGGTATTGGGCTCCATTACCGATGCCACCAAATTACAGTGTCTGTACACTCGGTACAGGTGCCAGTTCGGTGTACCGAATGTTGGTATGCCCCCATACCATGTACCAATATAGTACGGTATGTTTCATATCACCCAATATGGTATCTTGTGGCATACCTTGAATTGAACTATATGGAACATTCCCAGGTGACATAATTAATACCAAGAAACTAGATTGGTCTTTTTGATGTTCTTATTGATCATAATTGCTTAACCAACATACTCTTGTTTTATGAACTAGTGTACTTTTACTAGTTTAAAACACTGATAATGTAATGATGATGTTGCATATAATGTTGTCCTATGGGAAGTATATTTGATGCACGTCGAAAGTTGCTTTTTGTTATTCAGTTCTTTTACTTGTTTCAAGCATTGCTTATCATGACTTGAATCCATGTCAGGTTGTCTTATCTAGTTATCATATACCGATTATTGTATCTCTGGGATGAGGATATATGTAACTCTATAAGGGGATTTTTGCATAATATACCCCTTAAAACTTCCTTATTTGTGTATTTACTCTTTAAAAGCTGAAATGTATATATACTTGTCTAAAAGTTTGAAAGTTAGATGTTAAGTTATCTGTCTACCCTTCGTGCCTGGTTGTAGTTTTAAGCTTAGTTTGACTAGGATGAAAGATAACTTCACTTGTGAATGAATAATTTCGGATTTATTATATacttgttttgaaaattttaagtggTATTAGTAATATTCTGTGCCAATATTGTAAGTCTGTTATTTGTTTTAAGtctgttattattttttaacaaaaGAATAATAACTAAGCACCTTTGGAGGAGTATATAAGCAAAAATCCAAAAAGGAATTCAAGCTAATATATGTAGTACGGTCACATTTTTTGAGGAATATTTACGCATATTTCACTTTTTGAAGGATAAACAAGCAAGAAGCATTTCTgatgggtatatatgcaaaaatcccttattttctaaGGCCTAGCTTATGGAAAATAACCTGGTCACTCCATCTCAAACAGATCTGTTCAGCAAGTTCATCCATTTTGACAGAAAGATCATCAGTGTCAAATGATTTCATACATTATGCCTGGTCCAACCCATAGGTCTAGTATAGCCTTGTCTTGAGAACATTTAGACCAAAGAAGTGGTCAAGGTGCTGGTTTTGCATGATGCAAGACATGAAACTATTAGATGCGACCAAGTAGATGATTTTGAGCTTGAAGAAGCAACAGCCAAATGGACCAACGGAAGCCATACTGCAGTCATTTAGGGAACATATGGATGGCTATTATTAGGTAAAATTCAATAGAGAATTTATCCAATGAGTAAAAAATGTATTTTTGGTGTTCTTTCAAGTAACTGTTTTCCCCCTCGCCTGTGgagtagccattttttcttataACATCTTTGTGCAGGTTGTTGGGACCCTCTTTACACACCACCAGAAATGTTTATTGGTTGATACACAAGCTTCTCGAAATAACCGAAAAATCACGGCTTTCATGGGAGGTCTTGATCTTTGTGATGGCCGCTATGATACACCGCAGCATAGAATTTTTTCTGAACTTGACAGTGTATTTTTGAATGACTTTCACAACCCCACATTTGCTGTGAGTATATTTCTCCTTGACGTTCCTTCTTTGAAGTTCTTACCTCCTTTTTTCCATATACCTTGCCAAACTTGTTTAGTTAGCTAGACTTCAGGTTTTGAAACAGCAAGTTTACTCTCAAAATTGGAAAATTAGGCATATTAGATTATTAGCTTCCAACTACTATTGCCTTGGTACTGCCTTCTATATGCATTCTTAGTCTTTTTCTTGTCAAAATATGTAATATGTGATAGGAGGCATTTGAAATTTGCACACACATTTCAAAAGTAGTTTATCAATTCCAGAACATGCTAAAAATACAAGTGATATAATGGTTTCTTGAAACTAATAGCTCTTTCCATTTGGATACTTGTTATTGGATTGACTTAATATCAGTATGCATGATTCACATAGCAACATGAATATGATTGTCAGGCATGTACGCTAGACAGTTGCCGGAAGTATGCACATTAGGAAGGAAAGAGATACATTAGAATGCCCATATATGTTCTTCTGGGCGTATAAGTTGTAATAATAAAACTATGTGATTGTAGAAGTTAACCAAACTTTATGTGACTTGGGAAAACATTGCATGTGCAAAAAGTCCACATGAACTTGTTTATTACAATTTGTTTGGTTGATAACTCGTTAGTTACTCAAGGTTTATTTTGCAGCAGAACAAGATTTCCGTAGAATAATACTATAAATGGTTCCACATAGACTagataaattctttttttttaatctccaaTACTTTGATCATATGTCCTAGTACTTCAATGGTTATAATATAACTTTCttgtttacaaaattcaattgcTGTACTGCATTCTTGGACAGAAGTGTCATTATTGACATTAAAATTGATGTCAAATACCTCTTTTGGACACCTGAGACATGAACCTCCAATTCACAAATGCCAACTAACTCAAAAACCTGCTGATATTTTGTGGTTATTACTTCTTAATTTTGTAAATGTGCATTCTTTATTATTGTTAGTGGTCTGTATATATAGTTGATACACACTGATATGGATATGCAAACACGTGCGCACATGTAATGAGtgataaatattttttgtttttgacatgTGTCAACATGTTAAGTTCATTTTTATCTATTCTATGAATCCAGCAGGCCACTTGTATGTGTTCCTATTGCAATGAGATGAGATTTTAAACTAGCACatgctttctttctcttctggTTATGTGCAGGACGCAACAAAAGGCCCGAGACAGCCATGGCATGATTTACACTGCAAAATTGAAGGTCCTGCTGCATATGATATTCTTACAAATTTTGAGCAGCGCTGGCGGAGGGCAACAAAATGGCGGGAGTTTGGGAAACATTTTAGAAAAGTATCTCGCTGGAGTGATGATGCACTAATAAAGCTAGAACGCATTTCATGGATAGTAAGTCCTTCACCTACAGTTCCAAATGATGATCCAAACCTTTGGGTTTCCGAGGAAGAAGATTCTGAAAATTGGCATGTACAGGTTGTATAACAGTTTGCCCACATGCAAATTCTCTCTTGACTCTAGTTTTGCTTAaagaaatctaattaattttctgtGATGTGTTAGGTTTTCCGATCTATAGACTCTGGATCAGTTAAAGGATTTCCTAAGGATGTTCATGAAGCTTTGGAGAAGGTTAGCCTTCTGCTATGATTCATCAATTGACTATCCAGTAGCTACTACTTGTTGCGTGCTTGATTATGCCTAATCCCATGTTTCTTGTTTCTATAAAATTCTTATTAGTATTTATTAGCCCCAGTACCATTAAAAAACTATAtgttatgcctaaattactaaTCAGGTCCTATTAACTAATAATTTTATGGACTACTGCAGAACCTTGTTTGTCAAAAGAATCTAGTGATTGATAAGAGCATCCATACAGCATATGTAAGGGCAATCAGATCTGCGCAACACTTCATTTATATCgaaaatcagtattttcttGGTTCATCTTACAGTTGGTCATCCTACAAAAATGCAGGTTTGGAACACTTTGTTTCAGTGTTTGTATTCCACTAAGCAGTCCTCTTTTCTGAAGTATAGATGCGAATTTTCTAAACCTTATGACCTCAACTTGGGAACATTTTTATGAAGTAGCATGTTAAAATTTTTTCCTTAACAGCTATTCCTAAATAATGTAACTGCCTCCAATTAGCATCATAACTAACAATTGTGTTGCTTTTGCATCACCTTCAATTGATTCATGGAGATTAGGTAGTTATCTTAGTGCAGTCAGACATTTTTGTTTGAATATTTAGTTAGCTGACCTTTATGTATCATGTTGACTTATTAATATTTTGCTTTGGCCGTCGTAGTTTCTATTGAGCTCTTATTGTACTGTATCTTTTGGCTTCAGAAAATCGAAGTTGACTGCTTTTCGCTAATCACATATTGAAGACAAAACATGAGAAAGAAGATCTGTACAATTCCAAAGAACTCTTGCCATGAGCTACAAATCACGCTAAATAGTAAATGTGTAGAAGACATGTATATATTATATTCTAGTACCGTCATTTTTGGTTTTTTAGCTTTATCAGACTGAGTTTGTGCTTTAGTCTTGTGGATAGTGGCGCTTCCTGGAAATTAACCAAGTTTTTATTTAGTTCAACTTCCAAGTCAAGTGTATCTATTTATCTATACAAATCTTGATAAAAATTGATAACATTGTTATCATTCTGGAGCTGAACCTTGGAGAGCAAGTGCTTGACAAGGACTTAATGTATTTTTTCTGAGCAAAGTATTGGACATATGTGATTACAGAGGAATCTCGTTCTATTAGGTAACAGTAAGGAGTCCGCGTACTGAACACATGCAAAAACTCCATCTTATACAACTAAGCAAATAATTGTATGGATTGAAAGAAATGATCAGCAAGAATGCACCAAATAAGTCGTGATGTCTCATGTAACTAAAGATATTGGTTTATGTAATACTTCATACATGCATATGCAATGATATGTATGTTATCATGTTCTATATGTTGCATGATAAGGCCATAGCCAACTGCACTTGTACATTTGGGTTATTGCCTCTGATGATGGATAATTATATCATCATAATTATCTTTTACTGTTGGCCTACTTCTAAGTAATAATGGGTTTGACACTATCCTATTTTAGTTCATTATATCTCTAGGCTAGCTACATGTTTACCCCTGTAATAATTCTACCCTTTTCATGTGGGGAGGGTTTTAAGCCAGGGTCATTTGCCAGGTTAATCATATCAGACAGTTATTTTAATTGTGAGGCACTCTTAATGTGCTAATTGAAAACTAATAATAAGATATGGTGGAAATTTTGTGCTGTTAGTTGTTTGAAATGGAATTGCCAAAGATATTCAGTAGTTATTATTGGTAGTCTTGTGCAGAGGTAGAAATCAATATGAAAAGAGGGGATATCTTATCCTGTTCCCAGTTTGCCTTTACTCCATATCGTGTATGGTTGGAGCCCTCAACTTATGTATAATACTTGTCATTATCAGACTTAG
This genomic stretch from Phoenix dactylifera cultivar Barhee BC4 unplaced genomic scaffold, palm_55x_up_171113_PBpolish2nd_filt_p 000254F, whole genome shotgun sequence harbors:
- the LOC103718919 gene encoding phospholipase D delta — its product is MDPDASETPASAAAGVAAADGSSPEEPPVLLHGDLDLWILEARRLPNMDMLSEHLRRCFAACRPPSPTSCTRSHRPPHHHRRHPKIITSDPYVTVSIAGATVARTRVILNSQDPKWNEHFKIPLAHRSPFIVFHVKDNDVFGAELIGTVFIPTALVASGDLVRDWYPVLGPSGKPPKLETALLVSFQYRPVDGNPIYDHGVAGDPEKLGVRDTYFPVRKGGLVRLYQDAHVREGELPEIELEKETNFEHNRCWEDICHAILEAHHLIYIVGWSVYDKVKLVREPTRPLPPGVENFTLGELLKYKSQEGVRVCLLVWDDKTSHDKFFIRTGGVMQTHDEDTRKFFKHSSVICVLSPRYASSKLSMFKQQVVGTLFTHHQKCLLVDTQASRNNRKITAFMGGLDLCDGRYDTPQHRIFSELDSVFLNDFHNPTFADATKGPRQPWHDLHCKIEGPAAYDILTNFEQRWRRATKWREFGKHFRKVSRWSDDALIKLERISWIVSPSPTVPNDDPNLWVSEEEDSENWHVQVFRSIDSGSVKGFPKDVHEALEKNLVCQKNLVIDKSIHTAYVRAIRSAQHFIYIENQYFLGSSYSWSSYKNADADNLIPMELALKVASKIRDGERFAVYIVIPMWPEGVPTASSVQEILFWQGQTIQMMYEIIGQELKSMNVENAHPQDYLNFYCLGNREELPKGDSPSDDQPSKQSAAALCQRYRRFMIYVHAKGMIVDDEYVILGSANINQRSLAGSRDTEIAMGAYQPHHTWLEKNRHPHGQVYGYRMSLWAEHLGTVDDLFKEPSSLECVKSVNEIADENWARYSAEEARPLTGHLLKYPIKVEIDGKVGPLPNQECFPDVGGKILGAATSLPDTLTM